The genomic window AATTCATTCAGGCTTCAcatttggagattttttttttaatttctttattgaATTAGGAGAAGTTTTCTTGGAGCTTTTTAGGCATACCTATGGTGTTTTACTgcaaaatataatttcatgaATAGCTAGCTAGGTCtttcttgatatattttttttctaatggttTGGTCTTTATTTCTCCTGTATACcctttattaatgttttggtaTAGCTTGTGCTTTAAAATATCTATTATCAGTTGAGCATAGAGGAATTTCATGATGCTAATTTCTGACAACTTTGTTCCTTCTATTGTTTCTTCAGTGCTCAATGCATTTCATTATGTAAAATTTCTTGCATAGAAGAAAATAGCACATACAGCCTTTCAAGCCGTAAATTGTGTTGGAAAATATGTTATTGCAATGTCTCAAATTCTTTTTGATGGCTGCATGTATACATTGAAGCCTGACATGTAATGGGATTATTGTTGTAGTTATTTGAAGTTCCAATTGATAATCCTGAAGCCCTACTACGATACGGTTCTGCTCTTGTTCAAGGTTCTTCCAATGTTTTCTGGTATGGTGTAAGTTGGTATTgccattttcttatttttctctagCCACTTCCAGTCGTGAATTCATAAATTGTCATACTGTCTGAATGTCCAGCTAGCAATTTTTGGAGAAGAGGGTGcgatgatttttcatatttattgttcttcGAAAGTAGATTTAATGTGTAGCTTGGAAAAACTAATACTCCTCcgttccttttttatttgtcacaaatccatgttcatttttatctgttcattttctaacatcaagaagtatctatttatttttttcgaaATTACCCATAGCACTATTTAATTCtcttcttggaattaaatatgagagagaaatgtgaaaatataaattaggggtaattttggaaagataactaattattataacattttataagataactaaatttattgatATGTGATATGTGAGATTCAGTTAAAAATGGAAGGAGTAGCATGGAGCTCTTATGAACCTAACATTGTTTCTTAAGCCAGCCTTTGGTTTGACTATCTTTTGTCACAGGACCGAAAATATGATGGTGGTTgttttattctttgattttgatGGAACAACTTCATGTCTTTCCTCAAAGTATAAGTTCATTGATCAGATTTGTGGAGGACAACATTGTAACAGAATATAATCCCTTGAGAGTTCGGTTGGTATCATTGGTTgtaagaagaaaacaaagagtgGAATCACGATTTCATAGTGAGTAAAGATTATGGGATCTGTTTGAATTGTGTTACACATCCAAATCATGAGAACCATCCACTGTGCTTGCCTTAGCATAAAATTTTACTTACAGATAAGCTGAAAGTACCTAAGTTAGGAACGTAGTATATACCAGAATGCTAGCAGGATTAATCTACTGAGCCACTTTTGGGTCATCCAGATCACCATCAGAACTAAATTATTTAAAGCATGGTTAACGTCAAAAGGTGTGTTACAAGGTGCCATGCTATTGTTGCTGAAGCTATAGTGAGACCAGTAGCTTCTTACCTCTTTAGATGAAAACCCAATGAAGCTAGCTTGATAACCAAGCCACAGCTAGTCAAGGCTCAACTTGGCACTAGTCCATTGATTCTTTTCATGAATTCATATCCGGCTGTCccttttgttttggtttcttatttatttggGTTGCGATGAAGATAATGTGCATGATATATAATTAGACTTTTGACTGATTTTACTGATAGTTCAAATCACCGATGCACAAGCATTTCAAAggtaaaaaactaaatattgtTTTGTTTAACTATAAGTTTGAACCATTTAGCACATATGACACGGCCTCAAGAAGATGCTATCTCAACAGCATTGTAGTATATTCAGTTAGGAAAAAATTTGCTTGCTGAGGATTTGTTTCACtgataatatttttcttcaaagtttTGTATCTCATTTCTAATGTCTATACTGATCTACATAACACATATATTTTCAGGATTGACATTCAAACAAATACAAGGCGCTTTTTGTCTTTGTTTCGTGTAAGATTCTTGTAGATCCCTTCCCAAATTTGCAATACTTTCTCCTTTCTCTTTTATAGTCCAAGTGAAATGATGGTATGTAAAgaaattctttttcttgtttacaTTTTGTTGCATCAGTATCTCCTTGAGGAAGTTGCCCTGGTCCCAAGCCACCTCCAGAAAATTTCTTTGCAGGTTATGCTTGCTATCTGCACTATTTTTAGCCTTCTATAAGAAAATTTATCCTTCAAAATAAAGGTTGCAGATCTAATTAACTCAATTTTATCAGCCAAGTTGCGCTgacgtattttattttttttctcaggcTCATAGggacctttttcttctcctttccaGGTTCATCATATTTTACAATTTAGGTGCGGAAATATCATCTCATAGCACCTCTTGAATACTTAGATGGTTAGTTCTTTGCTATCACTTATGTTTTTTAATGCAGATTATATGCTCGAAAGTTTCTTGAAGCAATTTCCGGACTTTCCAAACTCTTTCTTACTTGGTGGTCCAGCTGACATATTTGTTATTGAACTCGCAGATCAGGTATCTTTAGTGAAAAGTCATTGCAATAACATGCTAAATGGATTTATTGGgcttcattatatttttatccattttcTTCAGCTTCAAAAGTTAAAAGTAGAGCCAGTTCTATTACATTACTTAACACACATGAGAGCTCTCCAAGGTAATCAGCAATGTCATTGTAATGCATGTCATTATATACATGAATGACCTGATGCTGTGTTTAAATTATGTAAGAGTTTGTTTATTCTTGTTCCTTTCAAGGATGGGAACTTAGGATGACTACAAGCACAAGATTGAAGGCATGCCTGTACAGCTTTACATCTCCTGGGGGTCCTATGTATCCAACAAGAGCTGTTCGTCATGCGGCCTGGGATACATTAGATTTACTCTTCCCCGTAAGTAGTTTATCTTGTCGACTCTAGTGATTGTTCTACTAATTTGTTATTCATGGAATGCTATTGACTAGTCGTCGGTTGTTTTGTGGAGTGTAGATCGGTCGTCATCCGAGGCATGTAATAAGCTTGTTTTTCCGACTGCTTTATCCTTGGTACTGGCCTTCATCTTGTTGGAACTTCATCATCACTTGCATTAGGGCTGTCTTCTATTCCATTCTGCAATTAATTTTCTCCAGTTGGGATACCATGAGACGCAAGAAGATGTAAATCTCAACatagaccttttttttttttttgtgtaaaaaagaaaaaagatataCTCAAACCATCTCTTACAGTTTCCTTGTTGTATTATGGTGATATTGTTTTAGTGGTGTTGTTGTATGTcatttttactaattattatttttctttggttgTACCACTTGATGTAGGTTTTTCTTATCATTTTGAGTGTATGATGAAGCATGATGGTGATGTTTTCCATTAAATCTATTCTCGTATTATGACTCGTGGAAACGTATTGGATTTGTgtactttattatattttagctTCAAAATTAGCATATAAGGTGTCGTGGTGTAGTTGGTTATCACGTCAGTCTAACACACTGAAGGTCTCCGGTTCGAGTCCGGGCGACGCCatatacaataaattttttttttaatcaaaaaataaaattttcttttttaaaaaacaaaattcaaactaTTTAAACTAATTAGAGCTCTCCAACACCAGTTTCATGCCAACTATAACCAAACAAATCATCCATATTACAAACTATGTAAAACAtctaatatattatgtattttttttaataaaaaaataaaaaaattttctttttaaaaaacaaaattcaaactaCTTAAATTAGTTAGAGCTCTCCAACACCGGTTTCATGCCTACTATAACCAAACAAATCATCCATATTACAAACTATTTAAAACAACtacaactttaattttttttcctctatgtTTTAAATTacctttttcattattattattattattattattattattattattattattattatatatatatacacttttctTGTCAGAACCTGACCTTTCTACACTCTATTCATCCCGAACAaaaacactaaaataaaaaataaaaataacaattggtTAAAAAAGGACCACCAAAAATCCAACGGTCAGCATTGGATTTCAGTCCACGTACAACAAAATCCCAACCACTCATCTCTCCTCATCGTCTTCCCACAAGCCCTACGGCTTTCACGAAGCACGCTGATCCGGCAACCACCATCGCAGCGAACAACGGCGGCACCACAACATCCATCTTCGACCTCTCAAAGAGCTTCGCCGGCACGCACACCACTTCCCCCGGTGGCCCTTCCATCGGAACTCTCACCGCGCCAGTCCCGCACGCCGACTCCACCCCCATCGCCCACACGAAAAGCGATTTCCGGAGAGAACGAAGCCACGGCCACCGTCGATGTGAGTAGCGCCGTCCATGCCACCGAGTAGACGAGCAGCGGCCGGCGCCGGAGTAGTGTGACTCGGAGAGCCTCTGGAAGGAAAGGTAGAGtcattggattagggttagggttagggttagggttttggagagggaTATAAATAAGGAAGGGAGAAGGGAAGGGCAGGTGAGTAGGTGA from Dioscorea cayenensis subsp. rotundata cultivar TDr96_F1 chromosome 9, TDr96_F1_v2_PseudoChromosome.rev07_lg8_w22 25.fasta, whole genome shotgun sequence includes these protein-coding regions:
- the LOC120268274 gene encoding uncharacterized protein LOC120268274, which codes for MQRESAYLTALTQEIERKLQKALNSQSQRLELLQQLFADIALEIDDRARDIILRRDEDKIVSADDEFESQLCFYDVLADHFVRVPESGKCILDLIVQLWSQSFASNIFALLFHKWLFEVPIDNPEALLRYGSALVQGSSNVFWIDIQTNTRRFLSLFRYLLEEVALVPSHLQKISLQAHRDLFLLLSRFIIFYNLDYMLESFLKQFPDFPNSFLLGGPADIFVIELADQLQKLKVEPVLLHYLTHMRALQGWELRMTTSTRLKACLYSFTSPGGPMYPTRAVRHAAWDTLDLLFPIGRHPRHVISLFFRLLYPWYWPSSCWNFIITCIRAVFYSILQLIFSSWDTMRRKKM